The Thunnus thynnus chromosome 19, fThuThy2.1, whole genome shotgun sequence genome contains the following window.
acattgtttgtgtgttactgtCCTTCTCAGTTTACGTGAGGCTGTCCACGATGAGAATGTCCGGCCTAAGATGCAGTGCCTGATGATGGACTCTTCCTTCTCCATGGTAACTATGCAAGGTGAGGACAGCGGGATCGCTTGGGAGACGACCCCTAGTCGCTGTTCCACGCCGTGGGCGTCTGAAGCCGGAAACTTCACAATGGACTTCAGCTCTCCGGTTGCAGTACGGCCTGCGACGCCTGGATCCCAACCAGCAGGAAAGATTATCTTTGTCATGGATGAGGAGCTGATGTCAAGGCGGAAGAAAACCAAAGAGAGGGTAGGTGGTCATAGGAGCAAAGCAGACAGACAAGTCCTTGCTGAAAGCTCTGACAACATCTCAGGAAGGCCGGAATTAATCGGATTCTCTCAGCCAAATGTGAAaactgaagaagaggaagacgaAGAAGAACCAACTGACCCTCTGGAAGATAAAGAGCAACGGTTATTCAGCTTAGTGTCTGAAGGCTCTGAAATCCTCAACATTATTGTTCCTCCAAAACTGGTTACTGTGGATGAAGAGGAGAGCAAAGAAATGGTGGACAACCTGTCTTATCTGGAGGAGAGCCTTCTTCCTAAAGCCAGCGAAGAGACCCAAGACAGTGTGTTCGACCTGAACTATGAGATGGTGATCTCACCACACACTCCAACAGAATCAAGTGCAGTAAGATACGACCAGCCTTCACCTGCCATGGGTCCCTATGTAATGGATCCACCAGGAGCCCCAGTGGCCAGACCTCCGGAGAGAAGAGCTGCTGGCAATGTGGACTACTTTGAGCCGTTCACGCTGATTGGTGCCCAGGCTCCAGGAAGTCCTGCTGTGATCGCACAGGAACAGGTGGAATTAGAGGCAGAGGACACCACTGAGAGCCAGGACAAGCAACCAGAGCAGTCTAGAGACCACCCCACCATAACAAACTTAATGAAGGATAATGAAAAGTCAGACACCATCAGTCTGGGGGAAATCACCAGCGAGCTTCTAGATGAAGTCTTCTACGGAGGTACAGACAACGACGATATGAAACCAGACAAAGAGGACGGAGGTGGAGGGGCTAAAGGCGTGCCCTCTAGGCTCCCCTCAAAACCAAGTGGTTCGACTTTGTTTGGAAGCCAAGAGGACATCCTGACTCCAATCTTCCTACCTGAGGGACCGCCCAAAATTATCGATCCCATTTTGCTGGAGGAGCCCAAAGCCATGGCCTTTCTTTACACGGACCTGTATGAGGAAGCACTCGGCAGTCGGCAAAAAGAGGAGGATACAGAAAGTATGACCTCTGAGAAGTCCTTCCACAGCAGGCATTCAGACCGGGAGGCCAGGGGGTACCTGGAGAAATATGTCCTTATAGATGAGACTCCTGTAGTGGAAGCAGAACCAACTGATAAAGAAAAATGCGAAGAGGAAGGACCTCGGATATTGTACGAAGATTTGCACGATTTTGGCAATTTTATTTCCAAGCCAGACGAAAGTGACATGCCAAACTTAGAGGAGGAAGTCACAGACTTCTTAAGGTCCAGCGCCAATTCTTCACCATGTGATGTGGAACCTTTCCCTCGATCACtagaagaagatgaaacagaatcAACAACAAAGAGTACAGCAAAGGTAAACAAAAGTGTCTCCATAATGGTAGAAGAAGTCGCTCAAACCCCAGAAGATCCACTTAACGACTCATTCTTTGCCTCAGAGGAACTTGACTGGGGAGATACATATGACTATCCTGAAGAAGCCCTGGAGGAGACAGATGTGTTTACAGACGAGGAATTGTGGGAAGAAGACTTGGAAGTGCAAAAGCCAGTTGCTCCTCCTAGAAGAAAAGCAACATCCTCTCCTAAGGCATGTTTGGACTTAACACCTTTGACTCCAGTTGATTTAATTAGACAGGAAAAGGAAGAGGCTTGTGGAAAagaacagagggaggaagagaaagagacgg
Protein-coding sequences here:
- the LOC137170572 gene encoding cardiomyopathy-associated protein 5-like isoform X1, whose translation is MDTLTEDFAPSDVDTEMTVLTPEDITDQNPDASDDVENLRNSLREAVHDENVRPKMQCLMMDSSFSMVTMQGEDSGIAWETTPSRCSTPWASEAGNFTMDFSSPVAVRPATPGSQPAGKIIFVMDEELMSRRKKTKERVGGHRSKADRQVLAESSDNISGRPELIGFSQPNVKTEEEEDEEEPTDPLEDKEQRLFSLVSEGSEILNIIVPPKLVTVDEEESKEMVDNLSYLEESLLPKASEETQDSVFDLNYEMVISPHTPTESSAVRYDQPSPAMGPYVMDPPGAPVARPPERRAAGNVDYFEPFTLIGAQAPGSPAVIAQEQVELEAEDTTESQDKQPEQSRDHPTITNLMKDNEKSDTISLGEITSELLDEVFYGGTDNDDMKPDKEDGGGGAKGVPSRLPSKPSGSTLFGSQEDILTPIFLPEGPPKIIDPILLEEPKAMAFLYTDLYEEALGSRQKEEDTESMTSEKSFHSRHSDREARGYLEKYVLIDETPVVEAEPTDKEKCEEEGPRILYEDLHDFGNFISKPDESDMPNLEEEVTDFLRSSANSSPCDVEPFPRSLEEDETESTTKSTAKVNKSVSIMVEEVAQTPEDPLNDSFFASEELDWGDTYDYPEEALEETDVFTDEELWEEDLEVQKPVAPPRRKATSSPKACLDLTPLTPVDLIRQEKEEACGKEQREEEKETASPAETADEGDEDGEEATPADASPSENALTEHPQTENVKDSKEITALDTKPASAEEKDTKSVEEDKRSKTEAATKQTEPVKVVIKSSESAKAEVKPEKQRDSSTAVPTKPDKGQCVIL